GTTTTTGCTAATCCTGACCTGGTTAACCAGTTTAAACACTACCTACCGCAGTATTCCACCTGTATAAACCTATTGTCTATATAGACTTGGAATGTCAAATCCCTTGTTTGGCTCAATGAACTTTGTAAATATCAATTACCAGCCTAGTTGAAGGAGAATGGAATTATTTTCAACATTCACATTTTTACTCATGATGTCAGACAAGTCACTTTATCTTACTGAAGTTACTGCTGGCTTTTAAGAGTCAGATAATTAAAAGGTGCAGTTAGTGAACCACAGAGGAGTGCCCTGTAGTCTGTATGATATGATGTAGCAATGGCAAAATTATCCCTTGTGTAATTTCCCCAAAATGGTCAGTCATAGTTGGGGAGTGGTGGGTTCCATTTGTGTCTGGAAGGCTCTCACAGAGAGGCCATCATTTAAATTTAGGATATGCATTACCTTCGGCACTAAAACAAATGTGAAGGGAGCTGACCCGACCTAAGAGTTTTCATGTGGGGTCCTTTGATTTCTTCTCATTTGaacagggatggctcagtagcaGGCATGGGACCCCAGAATTCCAGCACCCTCACTGAGCTGGTCCTTGTGGGGTTTTCTGATCACCCCCAGACTGagattcccctcttcctcttcttctccctggtCTACCTAGCGAACTGTTTGGGGAACACAGCTGTCATCACATTAGTGGTTCTAGACCCCTCTCTGCAGACAcccatgtatttcttcctctGCCACCTGGCTTTCCTCAATGGATTCTTCAGCACAGTTGTGACTCCAAAGATGCTCTTCAATTTTCTTGCGAGCAGGAAGGTCATCTCTTACCCATTCTGCCTGGCTCAGACCTACCTCACCCTATTCTTGGAGTCAACAGAGTGCTTTCTCCTTGCAGTGATGGCCATAGATCGCTACGTGGCCATCTGCTATCCGCTGAGGTACCTTCTCATCATGAGCTGGGTGGtgtgtatagctctggctgtggCAGTCTGGGTCACAGGCTTTTGTGCCTCAGTTATACCTCTCTATGTTGTAATCC
Above is a window of Onychomys torridus chromosome 8, mOncTor1.1, whole genome shotgun sequence DNA encoding:
- the LOC118590417 gene encoding olfactory receptor 2A12-like, yielding MWGPLISSHLNRDGSVAGMGPQNSSTLTELVLVGFSDHPQTEIPLFLFFSLVYLANCLGNTAVITLVVLDPSLQTPMYFFLCHLAFLNGFFSTVVTPKMLFNFLASRKVISYPFCLAQTYLTLFLESTECFLLAVMAIDRYVAICYPLRYLLIMSWVVCIALAVAVWVTGFCASVIPLYVVILPLCGPYVVDYLFCELPILLHMFCADTSLQEAVMAIGGAGTVLFPFLLIVLSYLRILVAVIRIDSVEGRRKAFSTCASHLAVVTIYYGTGLIRYLRPKSLYSAEGDKLISVFYAVIGPALNPFIYSLRNKEVQCAMRRVVERYKKGTRITF